From one Amycolatopsis sp. FDAARGOS 1241 genomic stretch:
- a CDS encoding malic enzyme-like NAD(P)-binding protein yields MLHGAAKVAGWPGSQTNVVMLGAGSAGIGVLEMIRQEMVEQGLSDSEAAERIWVVDIHGLLTGDRTDLSESQRRFAQPAARAQGWSGTQLGDVVHHVDVGVLLGLSTAAGAFTEDIVRELAAKTERPIIFPLSNPTSRAEAHELDEWTDGRALLATGSPFAPIERDGRLRRVAQCNNVYIFPAIGLAVTAARATRVTDAMMRVAAKTLGDASPALADPAEPLLPAWEDVPEVATRIATAGAEQAVKEGLASANDDLSETVPKARWTPEYR; encoded by the coding sequence GTGTTGCACGGGGCGGCGAAGGTGGCCGGGTGGCCGGGCTCGCAGACGAACGTGGTGATGCTCGGTGCCGGCTCGGCGGGCATCGGCGTGCTGGAGATGATCCGCCAGGAGATGGTCGAGCAGGGCCTGTCCGACTCCGAAGCCGCCGAACGCATCTGGGTCGTCGACATCCACGGCTTGCTCACCGGCGACCGCACCGACCTGTCCGAGAGCCAGCGCCGCTTCGCGCAGCCGGCGGCTCGTGCCCAGGGCTGGAGCGGCACCCAGCTGGGCGACGTCGTCCACCACGTCGACGTCGGTGTGCTCCTGGGCCTTTCGACGGCGGCCGGCGCGTTCACCGAGGACATCGTGCGGGAGCTCGCGGCGAAGACCGAGCGGCCGATCATCTTCCCGCTGTCCAATCCCACCAGCCGCGCGGAGGCGCACGAGCTGGACGAGTGGACCGACGGCCGGGCCCTCCTCGCCACCGGCTCGCCGTTCGCGCCCATCGAACGCGACGGGAGGCTGCGGCGCGTCGCGCAGTGCAACAACGTCTACATCTTCCCGGCGATCGGCCTGGCCGTCACCGCCGCGCGCGCCACGCGCGTGACCGACGCGATGATGCGCGTCGCCGCCAAGACGCTCGGCGATGCGTCACCCGCGCTGGCCGATCCGGCCGAACCGCTCCTGCCGGCTTGGGAGGACGTGCCGGAGGTCGCCACGCGGATCGCCACGGCTGGTGCTGAACAAGCCGTGAAAGAGGGGCTGGCTTCGGCGAACGACGACCTGTCCGAGACGGTCCCGAAAGCCCGCTGGACGCCGGAGTACCGCTAG
- a CDS encoding nucleobase:cation symporter-2 family protein, with the protein MLGGIQHVAAMYAGVVAPPLVTGAAVGLSPRQLSLLISASLFTAGLATLLQTLGVWRFGARLPLVNGVTFAAVAPILSIAQQHVGNALGVMYGATLAGGVFVVLFAPFFSKLTRFFPPVVTGTVITLIGVSLLPVAVQWVSSQRPAARPSGLLLAGVTLVAVLVFTRFLSGFWSRIALLLGLVTGTLLAWPLGEVDTSTLKQAPVFGIVTPFHFGATVFDVAAIVSMLIVMLVVMSESTADLLALGEIAGRPTTSRTPADGLRADGLATAVSTIFGGFACTAFAQNIGLVSLTRMVSRYVVAAGGVVLVVLGAFPVTGGIVALVPQPVLGGAGLVLFGSVAVSGVRTLATASFDHPGNVAIVAAPLGVGLIPIAVPGFYSDFPAALQVVLNSGISAGCVTAVVLNLVFGERLIERSTVTELGSVP; encoded by the coding sequence GTGCTCGGCGGCATCCAGCACGTGGCCGCGATGTACGCCGGGGTGGTCGCCCCACCGCTCGTGACCGGCGCCGCCGTCGGCCTCTCGCCCCGGCAGCTGAGCCTGCTGATCAGCGCTTCGCTGTTCACCGCGGGGCTCGCCACGCTCCTGCAGACCCTGGGCGTGTGGCGCTTCGGCGCCCGGCTGCCCCTGGTCAACGGCGTCACCTTCGCGGCCGTGGCCCCGATCCTGTCCATCGCCCAGCAGCACGTCGGCAACGCGCTGGGTGTCATGTACGGCGCGACGCTCGCCGGCGGGGTGTTCGTGGTGCTGTTCGCGCCGTTCTTCTCGAAGCTCACGCGCTTCTTCCCGCCCGTGGTGACGGGCACGGTGATCACGCTGATCGGGGTGTCCCTGCTGCCGGTGGCCGTGCAGTGGGTGTCTTCGCAGAGGCCGGCGGCGCGCCCGTCGGGCCTGCTGCTGGCGGGCGTCACGCTCGTCGCGGTGCTCGTGTTCACGCGGTTCCTCTCCGGGTTCTGGAGCCGGATCGCGCTGCTGCTGGGCCTCGTCACCGGCACGCTGCTCGCGTGGCCGCTGGGCGAAGTCGACACGTCGACACTGAAGCAGGCGCCGGTGTTCGGCATTGTCACGCCGTTCCACTTCGGGGCGACGGTGTTCGACGTCGCGGCGATCGTGTCGATGCTCATCGTGATGCTCGTGGTGATGTCCGAGAGCACGGCGGACCTGCTGGCGCTGGGCGAGATCGCCGGGCGCCCGACCACGAGCCGGACGCCGGCCGACGGCCTGCGCGCCGACGGGCTCGCGACCGCGGTCAGCACGATCTTCGGCGGGTTCGCGTGCACGGCGTTCGCGCAGAACATCGGGCTCGTGTCGCTCACGCGGATGGTCAGCCGGTACGTCGTCGCGGCCGGCGGTGTGGTGCTGGTGGTGCTCGGCGCGTTTCCGGTGACGGGCGGCATCGTCGCACTCGTGCCGCAGCCCGTGCTCGGCGGCGCCGGGTTGGTGCTGTTCGGCAGCGTCGCGGTGAGCGGCGTGCGGACACTGGCGACAGCGTCGTTCGACCACCCGGGCAACGTCGCGATCGTCGCCGCGCCGCTCGGCGTCGGGCTGATCCCGATCGCGGTGCCGGGTTTCTACTCGGATTTCCCGGCGGCGCTGCAGGTGGTGCTGAACTCGGGCATCAGCGCGGGCTGCGTCACGGCCGTGGTGCTGAACCTGGTGTTCGGCGAGCGATTGATAGAACGCTCTACCGTGACGGAGCTAGGCTCGGTGCCGTGA
- a CDS encoding TetR/AcrR family transcriptional regulator, translated as MTGTKDRILAAGAELFRRGGYTGTGVKQIVEKAGAPFGSLYHFFPGGKEQLGEEVIRSSGMEYSQLFDLFIAPAPDVVSGIEAFFAAGVTTLLDTDYVEGCPIATVALEVATTNEPLRKATSDVFTAWIDAGTEKFGAFDLPPEQARVLTIALITSLEGAFVLARSMRSPEPMAVAGAAVVDVARRILTDLGQDGKKR; from the coding sequence GTGACTGGCACGAAGGACCGCATCCTGGCCGCGGGCGCGGAGCTCTTCCGCCGCGGTGGTTACACCGGTACGGGCGTGAAGCAGATCGTCGAGAAGGCCGGCGCGCCCTTCGGCTCCCTGTACCACTTCTTCCCCGGCGGCAAGGAGCAGCTCGGTGAAGAGGTCATCCGCAGCTCGGGGATGGAGTACAGCCAGCTGTTCGACCTCTTCATCGCGCCCGCACCCGACGTCGTCAGCGGGATCGAGGCGTTCTTCGCCGCCGGCGTGACCACCCTGCTGGACACGGACTACGTCGAGGGCTGCCCGATCGCCACGGTGGCCCTCGAGGTGGCGACGACGAACGAGCCGCTGCGCAAGGCGACTTCGGACGTGTTCACCGCTTGGATCGACGCGGGGACGGAGAAGTTCGGCGCGTTCGACCTGCCACCGGAGCAGGCACGGGTGCTGACGATCGCGCTCATCACGAGCCTGGAGGGTGCGTTCGTGCTGGCGCGGTCGATGCGCTCGCCGGAGCCGATGGCCGTGGCGGGCGCCGCGGTGGTCGACGTCGCCCGCCGGATCCTGACCGACCTCGGGCAGGACGGGAAGAAGCGCTAG